The following proteins come from a genomic window of Alnus glutinosa chromosome 10, dhAlnGlut1.1, whole genome shotgun sequence:
- the LOC133879181 gene encoding uncharacterized protein LOC133879181 yields the protein MEKKDSDTIICIGKELDESMHLFDKINISSDQPCLEWPECCISRVPKKLRKISEEAYTPKLISIGPFHHGGNEFKDMEKQKVRCFTDFLKRTGKSMKDLLEIIKVDEEKISHCYSEEKISHCYSEDCILGSDDHFVKMILLDTIFIIELFLKCHYPLQPYICNYADLLDNLIDSEKDVDLLVEKKIIVNNVGSNQRVAELINRLCLEIVVHNESCYSDIGEDLNAYSENHWNRIMAGMKSKFFCDFWRGAATTFAIFFTLDQLWGLVRPFVINK from the exons ATGGAAAAGAAGGATAGCGATACCATAATTTGCATTGGAAAAGAACTTGATGAATCAATGCACTTATTTGACAAAATTAACATTTCATCAGACCAGCCCTGTCTGGAGTGGCCCGAATGTTGTATCTCCAGGGTTCCCAAGAAACTACGCAAGATAAGTGAAGAAGCCTACACCCCGAAGTTGATCTCAATAGGCCCCTTTCATCATGGTGGAAATGAATTCAAGGATATGGAAAAGCAAAAAGTGAGATGTTTTACGGATTTCTTGAAACGAACAGGGAAGAGCATGAAGGATCTTCTGGAGATCATTAAAGTCGATGAAGAAAAAATCAGCCATtgctattcagaagaaaaaataagtCATTGTTATTCAGAAGACTGTATACTCGGAAGTGATGatcattttgtgaaaatgattctATTGGATACCATCTTTATAATTGAGCTCTTCTTAAAG TGTCATTATCCACTTCAACCTTACATCTGCAATTATGCTGACCTATTGGACAATCTAATCGACAGTGAAAAAGATGTGGATTTGCTCGTTGAGAAAAAGATCATTGTTAACAATGTAGGTAGCAACCAAAGAGTGGCGGAACTAATTAACAGACTTTGCCTTGAGATTGTGGTACATAATGAATCGTGTTACTCCGATATAGGTGAAGATCTTAATGCATACAGTGAGAACCATTGGAACCGCATCATGGCAGGCATGAAAAGCAAGTTTTTCTGTGATTTTTGGAGAGGCGCTGCAACAacatttgcaatttttttcacGCTTGACCAGTTATGGGGTTTGGTTCGGCCTTTTGTGATAAACAAATAA